One window of the Pedobacter ginsengisoli genome contains the following:
- a CDS encoding RNA polymerase sigma factor gives MKLQQYSDQDLVKLYLTGNEAVLEELLRRHKSKIYTSIYLLVKDQYLAEDIFQDAFIKVINTLRSGRYNEEGKFLPWVMRIAHNLVIDYFRREKRGPVITSADGTDVFNMLQFHEESAEDRILREQTHFDLRAMIHLLPDDQKEVLIMRHYADLSFKEIADLTDVSINTALGRMRYALSNLRKMMKVKEIS, from the coding sequence ATGAAATTACAACAATATAGTGATCAGGATTTGGTTAAGTTATACCTTACCGGCAATGAGGCCGTTTTGGAAGAACTTTTAAGAAGACACAAATCAAAAATTTATACATCAATCTATTTATTGGTTAAAGACCAGTATTTAGCAGAAGATATATTTCAAGATGCCTTTATTAAGGTAATTAACACATTAAGATCTGGACGTTATAACGAAGAAGGTAAATTTTTACCATGGGTAATGCGTATTGCACATAACCTTGTGATAGATTACTTTAGACGTGAAAAACGAGGACCAGTTATTACAAGTGCCGATGGCACCGATGTATTTAATATGCTTCAGTTTCATGAAGAAAGTGCAGAAGATAGAATTTTAAGAGAACAAACCCATTTTGATTTAAGGGCCATGATTCACTTATTACCTGACGATCAGAAAGAAGTATTGATAATGCGTCATTATGCTGACCTTAGCTTTAAGGAAATAGCTGACCTAACCGATGTAAGCATAAACACTGCATTAGGCCGTATGAGGTATGCTTTGAGCAATCTTCGGAAAATGATGAAGGTGAAAGAAATATCCTGA
- a CDS encoding bifunctional riboflavin kinase/FAD synthetase produces MKIYNHFSEFKKLNNAVATIGTFDGVHYGHQKIIKRLCELAKSTGGESVILTFFPHPRLIIDPENQDLKMINTINEKAKILAGLGVDHLIITPFTRDFSNLTPAEYIQNILVDTIGIKNLIVGYDHRFGKDRKGGLQDLEAFSKNFNYKIEQIPEQDINAVAVSSTKIRTALLDGDVALAANYLGYNFSIHGRVIKGDKIGRTIGFPTANIFVEETYKLIPSDGIYAVTVEMNNEVFKGMAYIGQRPTINGMTRNIEVNIFDFNKEIYGQEITMTFLEFLRHDVKFTGLEALKEQLQKDKEATLAYFKKSS; encoded by the coding sequence TTGAAAATATATAATCACTTTTCGGAATTTAAGAAGCTAAATAATGCAGTTGCTACCATAGGCACCTTTGATGGTGTACATTATGGCCATCAGAAAATTATTAAGCGCCTTTGCGAGCTTGCTAAATCAACTGGTGGTGAGAGTGTAATATTGACATTTTTCCCACATCCAAGGTTAATTATTGATCCTGAGAATCAGGATTTGAAAATGATAAACACAATTAATGAAAAGGCTAAAATACTTGCAGGCCTCGGTGTAGATCATTTAATCATCACTCCTTTTACCCGCGACTTCTCGAATCTTACCCCTGCGGAATATATTCAGAATATTTTGGTAGATACAATTGGCATTAAAAACCTGATTGTTGGGTATGACCATCGTTTTGGTAAGGATAGAAAGGGTGGCCTACAGGATCTGGAAGCTTTTTCTAAAAACTTTAATTATAAGATTGAACAAATACCTGAGCAGGATATCAATGCTGTTGCTGTAAGCTCAACAAAAATCCGTACAGCATTATTGGATGGTGATGTTGCCCTTGCTGCCAATTACCTTGGCTACAATTTCTCGATACACGGCAGGGTAATAAAAGGAGATAAAATAGGCCGTACAATTGGTTTCCCTACAGCAAACATCTTTGTTGAGGAAACTTACAAGCTTATCCCTTCGGATGGGATTTATGCTGTAACCGTTGAAATGAACAATGAGGTATTTAAAGGGATGGCTTATATAGGTCAGCGCCCTACCATTAATGGAATGACCAGAAATATTGAGGTGAATATTTTTGATTTTAACAAGGAAATTTATGGTCAGGAAATTACCATGACCTTCCTGGAATTCCTAAGACACGATGTTAAATTTACCGGCCTTGAGGCTTTAAAAGAACAACTGCAAAAGGACAAAGAAGCTACCTTGGCTTATTTCAAGAAATCGTCATAA
- the tsaD gene encoding tRNA (adenosine(37)-N6)-threonylcarbamoyltransferase complex transferase subunit TsaD: MSVILAIESSCDETSVAICNNGKITANVIANQTIHQNYGGVIPELASRVHQQNIVPVIQQALSDAKVSKKELNAVAFTQGPGLLGSLLVGVSFAKSFALALDLPLISVNHMHAHILAHFIDDPKPSFPFICLTVSGGHTQIVVVRSHFDMEIVGETLDDAAGEAFDKTAKILNLPYPGGPLIDKYAALGNPLAYKFGEPQIKDLNYSFSGFKTSILYFIRNQEKENPNFISENLNDICASVQHSIVYILLNKLKKAAKQYGIKDIAIAGGVSANSGLRAGLTAMAEELNWKVFIPAFQYCTDNAGMIAIAGYYKYLNKDFVQQDVAPLSRMEF; the protein is encoded by the coding sequence GTGTCTGTAATACTTGCTATAGAATCTTCCTGCGATGAAACCTCTGTTGCTATATGTAACAACGGCAAAATTACTGCCAATGTTATTGCAAACCAAACAATTCATCAAAATTATGGTGGTGTAATTCCTGAATTAGCTTCAAGGGTTCATCAGCAAAATATCGTCCCGGTAATACAACAAGCATTAAGTGATGCTAAAGTTAGTAAAAAGGAGTTAAACGCCGTTGCTTTTACTCAAGGCCCCGGATTATTAGGCTCACTTCTGGTAGGGGTTTCCTTTGCAAAGTCATTTGCGTTAGCGTTAGATCTGCCTCTGATATCAGTAAATCATATGCACGCTCATATATTGGCGCACTTTATTGATGATCCAAAACCTAGCTTTCCATTTATATGCTTAACGGTATCTGGTGGACATACTCAAATTGTTGTGGTGCGAAGCCATTTTGATATGGAGATAGTTGGTGAGACACTAGATGATGCCGCAGGTGAGGCATTTGATAAAACAGCTAAGATTTTAAATTTACCTTATCCCGGTGGGCCACTAATAGATAAGTATGCTGCCCTGGGAAATCCTTTGGCTTACAAGTTTGGCGAACCCCAAATTAAAGACCTCAATTATAGCTTCAGCGGGTTTAAAACCTCTATTTTGTATTTTATCAGGAATCAGGAGAAAGAGAATCCAAACTTTATTTCCGAGAACCTAAATGATATTTGCGCTTCCGTTCAACATAGTATAGTTTATATACTGTTAAATAAATTAAAGAAGGCTGCAAAGCAGTACGGAATTAAGGATATAGCTATTGCGGGGGGAGTATCTGCTAATAGTGGATTAAGGGCAGGATTAACTGCCATGGCAGAGGAACTAAACTGGAAGGTATTTATACCGGCATTTCAGTATTGCACAGATAATGCGGGTATGATTGCTATTGCTGGTTATTACAAGTATTTAAATAAGGATTTTGTGCAGCAAGATGTTGCACCTTTGTCCAGAATGGAATTTTAA
- a CDS encoding cation:proton antiporter — MIHLPVLITDLGLILAAAGITTLLFKRIKQPLVLGYILAGLLVGPHIKFIPTVTDNESIHIWAEIGVIFLLFSLGLEFSFKKLVKVGGSASITAIVEVVFMLLIGFVAGLAMGWSTMDSIFLGGILSVSSTTIIIRAFEELGVKHKKFAGLVFGVLIVEDLVAILLLVLLSTLAVSQQFAGAEMLVSILKLCFFLVLWFIGGIFLVPTFLKATKKLMNDETMLVVSIALCLLMVLLAVKVGFSPALGAFIMGSILAETTQAERIEHLTKSVKDLFAAIFFVSVGMLINPSILIDYAVPILIITLATVFGKFLSSGLGALVSGQPLKTSVQTGLSLAQIGEFSFIIATLGVTLKVTSDFLYPIAVAVSAITTFTTPYLIKFSEPFYMFLERRLPKKWVEGINRYSSSTAGITTLSDWKTLLKSYTFNLIIHSVILIAIVFLGSRYLQPFITKNLINGNNGIVISLIMTLFIMTPFLWALAIRRIEKKAYSHLWLNKKYTRGPLVALEVLRIGLAIFFVGILIYQFYSTWISIVIAIALIVSCMFIFSRRLQGFYNKLESRFLLNLNAREAQNAPPEILPWDTHLVELSVAPESTLVGKTLVDLSVREKYGVNIALIQRGKIMIPTPGRNERLYPNDKVLVIGTDDQLAAIKELFEGSIDENMQSSFPKEDMSLQKIVINSSSPVYGQTIRNSGIREMTQGLVVGIERNGNRILNPDSTLIFENGDIVWIVGNNKKVPDLLK, encoded by the coding sequence ATGATACATTTACCAGTATTAATTACTGATCTGGGTTTAATACTTGCTGCCGCAGGTATAACTACACTGCTTTTTAAAAGAATTAAACAACCTCTGGTGCTTGGCTACATTTTGGCAGGATTACTTGTTGGGCCACACATTAAATTTATTCCTACTGTTACTGATAATGAAAGCATCCATATCTGGGCAGAGATCGGGGTAATCTTCTTATTATTTAGTTTAGGACTCGAGTTTAGTTTTAAAAAGCTGGTAAAAGTTGGAGGGTCTGCATCAATAACGGCCATTGTTGAAGTAGTATTTATGTTGCTGATTGGCTTTGTAGCCGGATTGGCAATGGGGTGGTCTACAATGGATAGTATATTTCTGGGTGGTATATTATCAGTATCATCAACTACTATTATTATCAGGGCTTTTGAAGAACTTGGCGTAAAACATAAAAAGTTTGCCGGACTGGTTTTTGGAGTGCTTATTGTTGAAGATCTTGTTGCCATTTTATTGTTGGTATTATTATCAACGCTTGCAGTTAGCCAGCAATTTGCCGGTGCGGAGATGTTGGTGTCTATCCTAAAACTATGTTTCTTCCTAGTCTTGTGGTTTATTGGAGGCATATTTCTTGTACCTACTTTTTTAAAGGCCACTAAAAAATTAATGAATGACGAAACGATGCTTGTGGTTTCTATCGCTTTGTGTTTACTTATGGTATTACTTGCCGTTAAAGTAGGCTTCTCTCCTGCCCTTGGTGCATTTATTATGGGATCTATACTGGCTGAAACTACGCAGGCAGAAAGAATAGAGCATTTAACAAAATCTGTTAAAGATCTATTTGCAGCTATCTTCTTTGTATCGGTCGGTATGTTAATTAATCCAAGCATTTTGATTGATTATGCTGTGCCTATTTTAATAATTACTTTGGCAACCGTTTTCGGCAAGTTTTTAAGCTCCGGATTGGGCGCATTGGTTTCAGGACAACCTTTAAAAACATCGGTACAAACAGGTTTAAGCTTAGCACAGATTGGCGAGTTTTCGTTTATCATTGCAACTTTGGGGGTAACACTTAAAGTAACCAGCGATTTTTTATACCCTATAGCTGTTGCAGTATCAGCAATTACCACCTTTACTACCCCTTATCTTATTAAATTTTCGGAACCTTTTTATATGTTCCTTGAACGCAGGCTTCCTAAAAAATGGGTTGAAGGCATTAACAGATACAGTTCAAGTACAGCAGGTATAACCACATTAAGCGATTGGAAAACATTACTTAAATCGTACACATTTAACTTAATCATACATTCGGTTATTCTTATTGCCATCGTATTTTTGGGATCTAGGTATCTTCAGCCATTTATAACAAAGAATCTGATTAACGGCAACAATGGTATTGTTATTAGCCTAATCATGACCTTGTTTATCATGACGCCTTTTTTATGGGCACTGGCTATAAGGAGAATTGAAAAAAAGGCCTATTCGCATTTATGGCTTAATAAAAAATACACTCGCGGACCACTTGTTGCTCTTGAGGTTCTACGTATTGGATTAGCCATTTTCTTTGTTGGTATTTTAATTTATCAGTTCTATAGTACATGGATTTCAATTGTTATTGCAATAGCACTAATTGTATCTTGTATGTTCATTTTTTCGAGAAGACTACAGGGCTTTTACAACAAACTTGAAAGTAGATTTTTACTTAACCTTAATGCCAGAGAGGCTCAAAATGCACCGCCTGAAATTTTACCATGGGATACTCACCTGGTTGAGCTTTCGGTTGCCCCAGAATCAACACTTGTTGGAAAAACCCTTGTGGATTTATCAGTGAGGGAAAAGTACGGTGTTAATATTGCGCTTATTCAACGCGGAAAAATAATGATACCAACACCTGGCAGAAATGAACGTTTATATCCTAATGATAAAGTTCTGGTTATTGGAACTGATGATCAACTGGCCGCTATAAAGGAACTTTTTGAAGGAAGCATAGACGAGAACATGCAATCTAGTTTCCCTAAAGAGGATATGTCACTTCAAAAAATAGTGATTAATAGCAGCTCACCAGTGTACGGCCAAACCATCCGCAATTCGGGGATTCGGGAAATGACTCAGGGTCTGGTGGTTGGAATTGAAAGAAATGGAAACCGGATACTAAATCCCGATTCGACACTTATATTCGAAAACGGCGATATTGTTTGGATTGTAGGAAATAACAAGAAGGTTCCGGATTTGCTAAAGTAA
- the uvrA gene encoding excinuclease ABC subunit UvrA, whose translation MNNEIDKDPHKNIIIKGARVHNLKNIDVAIPKNKLVVITGMSGSGKSSLAFDTLYAEGQRRYVESLSSYARQFMGRMNKPDVDYIKGIAPAIAIEQKVITSNPRSTVGTSTEIYDYLKLLFSRIGKTYSPISGKVVKKDTVTTVVDFISNMDDESTVTIFCPLFPHNNRSVKEELAVLLQKGFLRVSYQDKIQKIEAILEDETFKDFELKDENTIRILIDRIVVNSADETLSRIADSVQTAFFEGKGDCFVEHEGKLTNFCDRFELDGIRFDEPTPNFFSFNNPYGACKRCEGYGNVIGIDEDLVIPDKSKSVFDNAIAPWRGEKMKEWLNKLVKSAAKFDFPIHRPFNELTEKEQRLLWTGNKYFEGLDAFFKELEEQTFKIQYRVMLSRYRGKTSCPDCKGSRLRKDASYVKINDKSIIDIVLMPLSTILDFFNNLNLSANDEKIAKRLLAEVSSRVLYLNNVGLGYLTLNRLSNTLSGGESQRINLATSLGSSLVGSVYVLDEPSIGLHPRDTNKLIEVLESLRNVGNTVLVVEHEEEMMKAADYIIDIGPEAGTHGGNLVFSGTYKQIIKDKKSLTGKYLSGEEQIAIPAKRRGWKDHILIKGARENNLKNIDVKFPLGVFTVVSGVSGSGKTSLIKKILYPALQKAIGNYSGEQTGAYDGIYGNYELVSQVEMVDQNPIGRSSRSNPVTYVKAWDDVRALFSALPASKASGLKPAAFSFNVEGGRCDVCQGEGEVKIEMQFMADIYLPCETCGGRRFKQQVLDVTYQDKNVADILDLTIEEAVDFFKNEPKILHKLQPLVDVGLGYVHLGQSSNTLSGGEAQRIKLASFLIKGNNANKTLFIFDEPTTGLHFHDIKKLLIALNTLIEQGNTILVIEHNMDMIKSADWVIDIGPEGGDKGGNIVFEGTPEQLLPVKESYTAKYLKAHLK comes from the coding sequence ATGAATAACGAAATCGACAAAGATCCACACAAAAATATTATCATAAAAGGTGCCAGAGTTCACAATCTTAAAAATATTGATGTAGCTATTCCAAAAAACAAACTGGTAGTTATTACCGGAATGTCAGGGTCAGGCAAGTCATCTTTGGCATTTGACACACTATATGCCGAAGGCCAGAGAAGATATGTAGAGAGCTTGTCTTCCTATGCCCGCCAATTTATGGGGAGGATGAACAAACCTGATGTTGATTACATAAAAGGAATAGCTCCGGCTATAGCAATTGAACAAAAGGTTATTACCTCAAACCCTCGCTCTACTGTTGGCACTTCAACTGAAATATATGATTATCTTAAACTTCTGTTCTCCAGAATAGGGAAAACATATTCTCCAATTTCCGGTAAAGTAGTAAAAAAAGATACCGTTACTACAGTTGTTGATTTTATATCTAACATGGATGATGAAAGTACCGTTACTATATTTTGTCCATTATTCCCGCACAATAACAGGTCTGTAAAGGAAGAGCTGGCTGTACTTTTACAAAAAGGTTTTCTAAGGGTTTCCTATCAGGATAAAATTCAGAAGATTGAAGCAATTCTGGAAGATGAAACATTCAAGGATTTCGAATTAAAAGATGAAAATACAATCAGGATTCTGATTGACCGTATTGTTGTTAATTCAGCTGATGAAACATTAAGCCGTATTGCTGATTCAGTTCAAACTGCTTTCTTTGAAGGAAAGGGCGACTGTTTTGTAGAGCATGAAGGGAAATTAACAAACTTCTGTGACCGTTTTGAACTTGATGGAATTCGTTTTGATGAGCCTACACCAAATTTCTTTAGTTTCAATAATCCATATGGCGCATGCAAAAGATGCGAGGGGTATGGAAACGTAATAGGTATTGATGAAGACCTTGTTATTCCTGATAAGAGTAAAAGTGTTTTTGATAATGCAATTGCGCCATGGAGGGGGGAAAAAATGAAGGAGTGGTTAAATAAACTGGTTAAAAGTGCCGCTAAATTCGACTTCCCAATTCACAGGCCATTCAATGAGCTAACTGAAAAAGAACAGAGGCTATTATGGACTGGTAATAAATACTTTGAAGGATTAGACGCTTTTTTTAAAGAACTTGAGGAGCAAACCTTTAAAATACAATATCGCGTAATGCTATCCAGATATCGGGGCAAGACGTCATGTCCTGATTGTAAGGGATCACGATTACGTAAGGATGCTTCGTATGTAAAGATCAATGATAAGTCGATTATTGACATCGTTCTGATGCCTTTATCAACCATACTTGATTTCTTTAATAATTTAAACCTGTCGGCTAACGACGAGAAAATAGCAAAACGTTTATTGGCCGAGGTTAGTAGCCGTGTACTCTATCTTAATAATGTTGGTTTGGGTTATTTAACACTTAACAGGTTGTCAAATACACTTTCCGGAGGCGAATCTCAGCGTATTAATCTGGCAACATCATTGGGTAGCAGCCTTGTGGGTTCAGTGTATGTGCTTGATGAGCCAAGTATCGGATTACATCCAAGAGATACAAATAAGCTAATAGAAGTATTGGAATCTCTTAGAAATGTAGGAAATACGGTACTGGTAGTGGAGCATGAAGAAGAAATGATGAAAGCTGCCGACTATATTATAGACATAGGCCCAGAGGCAGGCACTCACGGTGGTAATCTGGTATTTAGCGGTACCTATAAACAGATCATAAAAGATAAGAAAAGCTTAACAGGAAAATACCTTTCAGGTGAAGAGCAAATTGCTATTCCAGCAAAAAGAAGAGGATGGAAGGACCATATTTTAATTAAAGGAGCAAGAGAAAATAACCTTAAAAACATAGACGTAAAATTCCCTTTGGGTGTTTTTACGGTAGTGAGTGGCGTTTCCGGATCAGGAAAAACAAGTCTCATTAAAAAAATACTTTATCCTGCGCTTCAAAAGGCAATCGGAAATTACTCAGGTGAGCAGACAGGAGCATACGATGGCATCTATGGCAATTATGAATTGGTAAGTCAGGTTGAAATGGTCGATCAGAATCCTATTGGCCGCTCATCAAGATCAAATCCTGTAACCTATGTAAAGGCATGGGATGATGTAAGAGCCCTGTTTTCGGCGCTGCCTGCATCTAAAGCCTCAGGCTTAAAGCCCGCTGCATTCTCATTTAATGTTGAAGGTGGCCGTTGCGATGTTTGCCAGGGAGAGGGAGAGGTAAAAATAGAAATGCAGTTTATGGCCGATATTTATCTGCCATGCGAAACTTGCGGAGGTCGTAGATTTAAGCAACAGGTGCTTGATGTAACCTACCAGGATAAAAACGTTGCAGATATTTTGGATTTAACAATCGAAGAAGCAGTAGATTTCTTTAAAAACGAGCCCAAAATTTTGCATAAACTGCAACCCCTGGTAGATGTAGGTTTAGGATATGTACATTTGGGACAGTCATCCAATACCCTATCTGGCGGAGAGGCGCAGCGCATTAAACTTGCCTCATTCTTAATCAAAGGAAATAACGCCAATAAAACACTATTTATATTTGATGAGCCTACCACTGGATTGCATTTTCATGATATTAAAAAGCTTCTTATTGCCTTGAATACTTTAATAGAACAAGGAAATACAATTCTGGTAATAGAACACAATATGGACATGATAAAATCAGCAGATTGGGTTATAGATATTGGTCCGGAAGGGGGAGATAAAGGTGGTAATATTGTTTTTGAAGGCACGCCTGAACAGCTTTTGCCGGTAAAAGAGAGTTATACCGCTAAGTATTTAAAAGCACATTTGAAATAA
- a CDS encoding DUF2157 domain-containing protein — protein MKIDQEKSDFLDEMLNHWQEENLLSPDDVNRLRGSYETKSFDWRRLAQYSFWIAMACGVISLGALLIDNKILNYLEQIFTASDVMISILSAIGAAVLYYFSFKRKKLKSHLVFSNEALVFTAVMLTANAIAYLGKAIDNGNSHFSLLILASVFIYGILAYIFKSRLIWAFVLISLGAWFGTETGYLSRWNWYFVGMNYPLRFVLFGLCLTAFSFIIKNNKKMGMFFQVNYVCGMVYLFVSLWLLSVFGNFGSLEEWYSVRQISLFYWALLSAAFCLVSIYIGLKYRDDIAREFGITFLFINLYTRYFEYFWDSWHKALFFCVLAASFWFIGRRAEKIWNLEFLKK, from the coding sequence ATGAAAATTGATCAGGAAAAGAGTGACTTTTTAGATGAGATGCTAAATCACTGGCAAGAGGAGAATCTTTTGTCGCCGGATGATGTTAACAGATTACGTGGAAGTTATGAAACCAAAAGTTTTGACTGGCGACGTTTAGCTCAGTATTCTTTTTGGATAGCGATGGCTTGCGGAGTTATTTCGTTAGGTGCCCTGCTGATTGACAATAAAATTTTAAACTATCTGGAGCAGATTTTTACCGCCTCGGATGTGATGATTAGTATCTTATCAGCCATCGGTGCAGCTGTGCTATACTATTTCAGTTTTAAAAGAAAAAAGCTCAAATCGCACCTGGTATTTAGTAATGAAGCTTTGGTTTTTACTGCAGTAATGTTAACTGCCAATGCCATTGCTTATCTGGGTAAAGCCATAGATAATGGTAATTCGCACTTCTCTTTACTTATTTTAGCCTCTGTTTTTATTTACGGCATACTGGCTTATATTTTTAAATCAAGATTGATATGGGCATTTGTTCTGATATCACTAGGTGCCTGGTTTGGCACTGAAACGGGTTATCTGTCGCGCTGGAACTGGTATTTTGTAGGAATGAACTATCCGCTTCGCTTTGTGCTTTTTGGGCTATGCCTTACCGCCTTTTCTTTTATAATTAAAAACAATAAAAAGATGGGAATGTTTTTTCAGGTAAACTATGTTTGCGGCATGGTATATCTATTTGTTTCCCTTTGGCTGCTTTCGGTATTTGGAAACTTTGGATCATTGGAAGAATGGTATTCTGTAAGGCAAATTAGCTTGTTCTATTGGGCTTTATTATCTGCCGCATTTTGCCTCGTAAGCATCTATATAGGGTTGAAATACAGAGACGATATTGCAAGAGAGTTTGGAATTACCTTTCTGTTTATCAACTTGTATACAAGGTATTTTGAATACTTTTGGGATAGCTGGCACAAAGCACTTTTCTTTTGTGTACTGGCGGCTTCATTTTGGTTTATTGGCCGCAGGGCTGAAAAAATCTGGAACCTTGAGTTTTTAAAAAAGTAG
- a CDS encoding LysE family transporter produces MVGYIPPGNINLTVVQITITRGIRQALYFIGAFSLVEMLFTFGVMRFVQWLSSEIQLDNIIDVIMVFMFGILGVITWRSRKEMPKADYSKKDSIKYGLLLGVVNPMQIPYWLFVGTYLISHEWIDIGYLSLSVFSIGSGIGAGLALYGFARFAQYIQEKFALSSYIVNKGIALLFFALSAYHVCKIVYIHFIK; encoded by the coding sequence ATGGTTGGATACATCCCACCAGGTAATATTAATCTTACCGTAGTTCAAATAACAATAACAAGAGGGATTCGTCAGGCTTTATATTTTATTGGCGCATTTTCTCTTGTCGAAATGCTTTTCACTTTTGGTGTGATGCGTTTTGTGCAATGGTTGTCGAGCGAAATTCAGCTCGATAACATTATTGATGTTATCATGGTTTTTATGTTCGGAATATTAGGCGTAATTACCTGGAGGTCACGTAAAGAGATGCCAAAAGCCGATTATTCGAAAAAGGACAGTATAAAATATGGTTTGCTTTTAGGTGTTGTTAACCCAATGCAAATACCATATTGGCTATTCGTTGGAACATATTTAATATCGCACGAGTGGATAGATATTGGTTATCTTTCTTTGTCTGTTTTTAGTATAGGATCAGGAATTGGTGCCGGCCTGGCATTATATGGCTTTGCCCGCTTTGCCCAATATATACAGGAAAAGTTTGCACTGAGCAGTTATATAGTAAACAAAGGAATTGCCTTACTTTTCTTTGCTTTATCAGCCTATCATGTATGCAAAATAGTGTATATACACTTTATAAAATAG
- the recA gene encoding recombinase RecA — MSTNADKLKALQLTLDKLEKSYGKGTVMKLGDNAVEPTESISTGSISLDIALGIGGVPKGRIIEIYGPESSGKTTLATHIIAEAQKKGGLAAIVDAEHAFDKGYAKKLGVDVDNLLISQPDNGEQALEIADNLIRSGAIDVIVIDSVAALVPKAEIEGEMGDSRMGLQARLMSQALRKLTGTISKTGCCCIFINQLREKIGVMFGNPETTTGGNALKFYASVRLDIRRTSQIKDSDEVAGNRVKVKIVKNKVAPPFRIAEFDIMFGEGISKTGEIIDLGVDFNIIKKAGSWFSYGETKLGQGRDAVKQLLLDNPELSEEIEAKIRAEVTGEKLEENA; from the coding sequence ATGAGCACAAACGCAGACAAATTAAAAGCATTACAACTTACTTTAGATAAGTTAGAAAAATCATATGGTAAAGGCACCGTTATGAAATTGGGTGACAATGCTGTAGAACCAACAGAATCTATTTCAACCGGTTCTATTAGTTTAGATATTGCCTTAGGCATTGGCGGAGTACCAAAAGGAAGAATTATTGAAATATATGGCCCTGAATCTTCAGGTAAGACAACTTTAGCAACTCATATTATTGCTGAAGCACAAAAAAAAGGTGGTTTAGCAGCTATTGTTGATGCCGAACACGCATTTGATAAAGGCTATGCAAAAAAACTGGGTGTAGATGTAGATAACCTATTAATTTCACAACCAGATAATGGTGAACAGGCTTTAGAAATTGCTGATAATTTAATCAGATCAGGAGCTATTGATGTAATTGTGATCGACTCCGTTGCCGCTTTAGTTCCTAAAGCTGAGATTGAAGGTGAAATGGGAGATTCAAGAATGGGGCTTCAAGCTCGTTTAATGTCGCAGGCTTTGCGTAAATTAACAGGAACCATCTCTAAAACCGGATGCTGCTGCATTTTTATCAACCAGTTACGCGAAAAGATTGGTGTAATGTTTGGTAATCCTGAAACTACCACTGGCGGTAATGCTTTAAAGTTCTATGCATCTGTACGCTTAGATATTCGCAGAACTTCTCAGATTAAAGATTCTGACGAGGTTGCAGGTAACAGGGTTAAAGTGAAAATTGTTAAAAACAAGGTTGCCCCTCCTTTCCGTATCGCTGAATTTGACATTATGTTTGGTGAAGGTATATCTAAAACAGGTGAAATTATTGATTTAGGTGTTGACTTTAACATCATCAAAAAAGCAGGCTCGTGGTTCTCTTATGGAGAAACCAAACTTGGTCAGGGTAGGGATGCGGTTAAGCAGTTATTACTGGATAACCCTGAATTATCTGAAGAAATTGAAGCAAAAATCAGAGCTGAAGTTACCGGTGAAAAGTTGGAAGAGAACGCTTAA
- the nth gene encoding endonuclease III, with translation MLKKERYKLFVAHFSAKQPDAETELHYNNPFQLLIAVILSAQCTDKRINQVTPALFKRFPDARSLADVTPDIVFDYIRSVSYPNNKAKHLVGMAKMLLNDFNNEVPSDVNDLQKMPGVGRKTANVIASVIYNAPAMAVDTHVFRVANRIGLTTGKTPLTVEKDLVKNLPEETIHVAHHWLILHGRYICVARSPKCSICEITSFCKYYQNTNKITKIFSDSEPSIKK, from the coding sequence ATGCTCAAAAAAGAAAGATATAAGCTTTTTGTGGCCCATTTTTCTGCAAAGCAACCAGATGCCGAAACAGAATTGCACTACAACAATCCATTTCAATTACTGATAGCAGTAATCTTATCTGCTCAGTGTACTGATAAAAGAATAAATCAGGTAACACCTGCATTGTTTAAGCGCTTTCCGGATGCCAGATCTTTGGCTGATGTTACACCCGATATTGTTTTCGATTATATCAGAAGTGTTAGCTACCCGAATAACAAGGCTAAACATTTGGTTGGTATGGCTAAAATGCTGCTTAACGACTTTAATAACGAAGTCCCATCTGATGTGAATGATTTACAGAAAATGCCTGGTGTTGGAAGAAAAACAGCAAATGTTATAGCTTCTGTTATCTATAATGCACCCGCTATGGCGGTTGATACACACGTTTTCAGGGTTGCAAACAGGATTGGATTAACTACCGGAAAAACTCCACTAACTGTAGAAAAAGACTTAGTTAAGAATTTGCCTGAAGAAACAATACATGTTGCACACCATTGGCTGATATTGCATGGCAGGTATATATGTGTGGCAAGATCTCCAAAGTGTAGTATCTGCGAAATCACAAGTTTTTGCAAATATTATCAAAACACGAATAAAATAACTAAAATATTTAGTGATTCAGAACCCTCAATAAAAAAATAA